TTCTCTTATCTTTTGAAGCTCCTTGTCCAGGCCGCCAATGTCCCTGTAGGAAAACTCCTTTGCCGCGCTTCCTTTTGAATTTTGATCGGGGGCGGGGCCGCCTTCCGGCCCGGCGGGGCCGTCGCGGGTTGTGCCGCGCTTTAGCGTCTGCCCGCCCGCGCTTTCCCCCCCGATCTTTATGTTCAGGCCGTAAGTTCCTTTAAGGCCTTTTTTGTCCAGGAATACGCCCGACCGGCTTATTTCGCCGGATTCGTCCGGTTCCAGGGAGCCTGCCAGGTCGATCAGGCTGCCCAGGCCCTTGAAAAAGTCGCCTATGCCAAAACCGGAATCGCCTTTGTTTTTCATTTCTCTTCCTTTCCTTGACGCAGGATTAGTTGAAAATGCCGGCGATGATCTCGCCGATCAGGCCGGCCAGTTTCTCCTGGCCGTGCCGGGCGGGCCCGGGCACCAGGGAGTGCAGGACGTCGGCGCACACCTGCCTGAACGCCGGCTCGTCTTTGCCCATGGGCAGGCCGTTGACCGAAACCACCCTGGCGATTTTTATGCTGGTGCGGATCGAGGCGACGACCGGCTGCCCGCACGAATCCCTGAACGCCCTCACAAGGCGGACTATTTTCTCCGCCCTGGCGGCGTCCAGGCCGGATTTTGCCGAAGTTATGGCGGTCTCCGTCTCGATGTCGAAGTTTTCCAGGCCGATGGTGATCAGCCTGTCGGAAAGGGCAATCTGAGCTTTGTATATGCCGGCGTATTCTTCCGGGTTGCTGGTAAAAACGGCCTTAAACTCGGGGTGGACCTTCAGGTCCTCCCCTCCGTCCCCGAAGCCGGGCAGGCTAAGCGTCCTTTCTTCCAGGATGGAAAGCAGGATGTTGTTCACTTCGGGCCTGGACCGGGTGAATTCGTCGTAAATCAGGGTGTGACCGTTGCGGCAGGCGGTGGTTATCCGGCCGTCCAGCCATTGCTGCTGCAGGCTTTCGGTGACTGAATAAACGTTGTGAATGAAATTGTCGATGACCTTCTTGCGCCGGTAGCCCACGTTACCGCCCACCAGGTCTGTGATCATGAAGTCCTCGTTGCCGTGGATCAGGGTGACCGGGCGGCCCAGTTTGCGGGCTATGTTCAGGGCCAGGGAAGTCTTGCCGGTGCCCGAGGGGCCGCTCAGGTGTACGGGGAACCCCGACTTGAGGTACATCATCACCCGTTCTGTCAGGTTCGCAAGGTAGGGCGTTTCGACGAACACTTCGTTATTGAAAGGGAAGTTCGCTGACGGTTCGACAGGCATTTGCATACCACCTCAACTGGCTTGGTTCAAAAAAAATGCTCTACTAAAACGGCTTTTAGTCGAGCACTGAAAAATTCAACGCACGTCTCTTTCGCGCAGGCTCAACCGTTCGAAGCTTGTAATCTGCAGTTCCCGGTCCACTGTTACTTCATACAGAGCCATGAGGTCGTCCCTCGCCCTTTTCCGCATGTATTCCGTATCCTCCGCCACCTCAATTTGAACCTTCCAGCCTTCATCCTGCTGGGGGGCCACCGCAATGACGGACCCTGATTTTTTTAAGACCTCGTTGAAAAATTCGGTAACGACGGTTATTACCTTCTGGATGAGCATTTTTGTCTCCTTGCCTTACCTTTTTTTGAGCGTTCTGATGCTGTTCAGGGCTTCCTGAGTTTCTTGCCAGATCTTTTGCGCCCCGGCCCTGTCTTCTGCAAAGGAGCCGAGCAGCCTGCCGACCTCCTCAAGCCGGGCGAGCCGATCGTCGGCAAGAATTTTTTTGATTTCCCCGGCTAAAGCCTGGCGCTCCTGGTTGTACTTCGCGAGCAACTGCAGCACTTCGTCCTGCATTGCTTCGAGGTGCTCCAGCCTGGCTTTAAGCGAATTTATCAGTTCCTGACCGATAATTGCCGCGCTTTGGGTAAGCGACACCTGAATTTACCCCCCTTTTTAACTGTGCAGTTTAAAAGTCCGGGCTCACTTGGCCGGAAGAATCCGGCCAAGGAGCGGGCAAAAGGAGTAAGTAAAGATTAAGCGGCCACAGGGATATGTTTGGTCAGACCGACTGCCTCCGCATACTTCAGCCAGGTTTCCACGCCGGCAATGACGATCCTGGCTTCGATGGCCAGAAGCTCGATACCGACCAGCGAGACCCGGGCCCAGAGATCGATGACAATACCCTTGTCGAGAATGCGGTCGATGACTTCTGCCAGGCTGGAAGCTTCAATGCTGTGCCTCACTTTGATCACTCCTCGTTTTATTTTTTTCCGGCGCCGCCCCGGCAAGGCGCCGCCGGAAACAGTTAGCGACAAAAACTCGTAGATAGTAATTGGTACCAGTGATGGTATCTACTGGTATCTGTATAAATAGTCTATGATGCGAACAGAAAAATGTGCAAAATGCGAAGAATATAAAAAGATAAATTGCGGGCAGTACCGGTTTTGCTGCAGGAGTGAAGGCGGGGCCGGGGCGCCTGGGCGGCGGCCTCCTGGCGGCGGGAAAAGCCTGCTTTGGCATAGCAGGAAGGGCCGGAAAAAGATAGAATATAAGCAGGGAAAAGGGGCTGATCGAATGCCGGAAGACCTTCCTTTGAAAATAAAAACTTTTTCTGCGCGCCACAGGCAGTACATTGTCTGCGTGCTTAAAGAGATTATTGAATATTACGGCAGCTTGCTGCTCGGGTGCGCTGTTTTCGGCTCCTACGCCCGCGGCGACAACCGTAAGAATTCAGACCTGGACCTGTTGATCATCCTGAAAAAAGCTCCCGGCTTAAGCCTCAGGATAAAGGAGTTTGTGGAGCGTATAGAAATGAAGTACGAGCACCTGGCCCAGGAGATTTACGAAAAAGATGATATTCTATGCGAGCTTTCCCCCTATATTTTGAGCAGGGACGAGGCGCTGAGGCTGCAGCCGCTGTATTACGACCTGGTCCAGCACCATCTTGTTGTTTACGATCCGGAGGGGTTAATTGCGCGCATCATCAATTCTACCGCCGGAATAATGCTGCGGTCTGGAGCACGCAAGGCCCGGTGCGGCAACACCTGGGAATGGTATAATGAAAAAGCGTGTTTTATGGGGGGGGAAGAACTGTGAAAATTGATGAGCTGGCGGCGTCTTATTTGAAAAAGGCTCAGGTTCGCTTTAAAGCGCTGCATTTTTATAAGGAAAATGAGGCATATTCTGACGTGGTAAGAGAAGCGCAGGAACTGGTTGAGCTTTTGCTGAAGGCGGTACTGCGGACGGTTGGGGTGGAGGTGCCGAAGGTGCACGATGTGGGCCGTACTTTGGAGAAGCACTGCGACAGTCTGCCGCCTGCAATTGCAGGTTCATTGAATGAAATTAAAAAGATTTCCAAGAGGCTGCGTAAAGAGCGGGAGCTTAGTTTTTACGGCGCGGAGGATTTTATTCCCACCGAGGAATACGGCTTGGATGATGCGGAAACGGCCATAAAGGATGCTGAGTTCGTATTAAAAAAAGTTCAGGAGGCTTTTATGAAGTAAAAACTGCCGCCAAGGCACATAATATAATTATATATTTATGGTAATTTTCGGCTGGGAGGGCGGTTTCATGCTAAAACTGGTGCTTGACCCGGGCCACGGGGGAATTGATGCCGGAGCCGTCGGAAACGGCATAAAAGAAAAGGATCTGAACCTTGAGCTTTGCAGGCGGATAGCAGGTAAGCTGGAGGGTTATGATGTGGAAGTAACCCTGACCAGGACCGCCGACGCGGACGTGGATGTTTACCGCCGCTGCGAGCTCGCCAACAGCCTTAAGGCCGACTATTTCTGCTCCGTTCACGCCAATTCCGGCGGCGGAACCGGCTTTGAGAGCTACGTATACACTCACGCCGGGGAGATAACCGAAAGCCTGCGCGGCGTTGTGCACGAAAAAGTGGCCGCTTACTTCAAAAGCGCCGGCTTTCCGGACAGGGGCAAAAAGCGGGCCAACTTTGTCGTCCTGCGGGAAACCGGCATGCCGGCCGTCCTGCTGGAGAACCTTTTCCTGGACAGCCCGAGGGACGCTGTCAGGCTTAAAGACTCCTCTTTTCTGGACGGGCTGGCCGCCGCCGTAGCGGGCGGGCTGGTGGCCGCCCTGGGAATACCCGTGAAAGAGCAGGCGCCGCCGCCCCTGCCGTGGGATCCTGCCGCGGAAATAGCCAGGCTGAAGGCGGACGGCCTGATCAACAGCGACCACCGGCCGGAGGACCCGGTTATGTGGGGGGAACTGGCAACCGTGCTCAACCGCATAATATCATTTCGCCGGCCTTAAATTTTTGCCGGCAGGCATTGCATATATCAAAAAGTTTTGATATAATGGCTGCATGGATAAGAGCATTAAGATTGCAAAGGCTTTGAGCGACCCGGTGCGCTATAAAATTTTGATGATGCTGGCCCGGAGCGAGGACGGGTGCTGCCCCGTGCCCGGGGAGGCAGGTTCGCGGCCGGGCCTCTGCAATTGTGAGCTGATGGCCAGGCTGGACATGATCCAGTCCCGGGTGTCCTACCACATGAAGGAACTGGCCAAAGCCGGCCTGGTTATCGAGCAGCCGCGGGGCAGGTGGAAATTTTATTCCCTAAACGTCTGCGCCTTAAAGAGTTACATCGAGGACCTGACCCGCGATTTCGGCCTTTAATATTTTTTGGGCCAATATATCAAAAAAATTTGATTTAAGGAGGGCTTTACATGGAAGATATCAGGGAATTCGTCCGCAAAAAGTACGCCGTTGCCGTTGCCGGAAAGACCGGCTGCTGCGGGGACGCAGGCGGGGACTGCTGCGGCGGCGTTACGGCCGGCGCAACCTGCAACGGGGCCGTTACGGAAGACCTGTACTCGCCGGATGAGCTGGCCTGGTTGCCGGAAGAGGCGGCCGCAGCCGCTTTCGGCTGCGGCAACCCGTCCGCCCTGGCGGAGTTGCGCGAGGGGGAGGTGGTGCTCGACCTGGGCAGCGGGGCCGGCCTGGACGTGCTGCTTTCCGCCCGGCGGGTGGGCCCGCGGGGGAAGGTGTACGGCCTGGACATGACCGACGAGATGCTGGCCGCGGCCAGGGCCAACCAGGCCAGGGCCGGCATAGAGAACGTAGAGTTTTTGAAGGGGTACCTGGAGGAGATACCGCTGCCGGACAACGCCGTTGACGTTATCATTTCCAACTGCGTCATCAACCTGACCGCCGACAAGGACCGGGTGCTGCGGGAGGCTTTCCGGGTTCTGAAGCCGGGCGGCCGCCTGGCGGTGTCGGACATAGTGGTCAGGCGGCCCCTGCCCCGCAAGGTGCAGCAGAGCCTGGCCGCCTGGGCGGGCTGTGTGGCCGGGGCCCTGCAGGAGCAGGAGTACAGGGAGAAACTGGCCGCAGCAGGCTTTGTCGATATCGGGGTGGAAATAACCAGGGTGTACGATACCAAAAGCCGGGCGGCGGCAGCCCTTCTTCCCGGCCTTACGGACGAAGAGCGGCGGCAGACCGGTGGGGCGCTGGCAAGCGCCTTTGTCCGGGCGAAAAAGCCTTGCTGAGCGGTGGCAGAAAAATATCTGGCATATATTGATTATGCTGGTAATTTATGGTTTAATTATATTGGTGCCGGAATGAACCCGCCCGGACGCCGGCCGCAGGATGTGTTATAATCAGAGTAAAAAACGAACTGGAGGCGGCAAAGCATGAATGTTCTGGTCAGCGGAGGAGCGGGCTACATCGGCAGCCACACGGTGCGCGAACTGATCAAGAGAAACCACTTTGTGGTGGTGCTGGACAACCTTACCAAATGGCACAGGGCGGCGGTGCAGGGTGCCGAACTGGTGGCGGGGGATACCGCTGACCGGGAGCTTTTAAGGGGCCTGTTCAGGAAGTACGGCATTGAGGCGGTCATGCACTTTGCGGCCAGCAGCCTGGTGGGCGAGTCGGTCCGCCGCCCGTCTGAGTACTATTACAACAACGTGGTTAAAGGGCTTTCCCTGATGGACGCCATGGTGGAGGCGGGCGTGCGCTTTCTGATCTTTTCTTCAACTGCGGCGGTGTACGGGGAGCCGCGGGAGGTGCCCATTACCGAGGCTCACCCGGCCAACCCCACCAACCCTTACGGGGCGACCAAACTGGCCGTGGAGGGAGCGATGCGCTGGTACGGGGAAGCCTACGGGCTGCGCTACGCCTCCCTGCGCTACTTTAACGCCGCCGGGGCCGACCCGGCGGGGGACATCGGCGAGGACCACGACCCGGAGACCCACCTGATCCCGCTGGTGCTGAAGACGGCCTTAGGCTTGCTGCCCCGCCTGGAGGTTTACGGGACCGACTACCCCACGCCTGACGGCACCTGCATAAGGGACTACATCCACGTCAGCGACCTGGCCGAAGCCCACGTGCTGGCCCTGGAAGCGCTGGCCGCAGGGGCTCCTTCTGCGGTGTACAACCTGGGCAACGGCAGCGGCTACTCGGTGCTCGAGGTGGTCAGGGCGGCGGAGGAGGTAACGGGCAGGCCCATACCCGTTCATTACGGGCCGCGGCGGGCGGGTGACCCTTCCGTTCTGGTGGCCGGATCGGAAAAGATTAAGGCCGATCTTGGCTGGCGGCCCCGCTTTACCAGCCTTGGCGACATTATCGGGACGGCCTGGCGCTGGCATCTGGGCCATCCCGGCGGATTCGAAAAATAAAGAGGTAGCGATGAGGACTTTTGCAATTGCCGGCCTGATCCTTCTGGCCGGGCTGTTTGCCTGTTTTCCCGGCGCCGGGGGCCGTGCCGGCGGCGAAAGCCGGCCGATAACGACCCTGGAAGGGCGCAGGGAGGCCCTGGTGAGGCAGGCAGGCCTTGAGGAAAAGGAAAAAGAGCTGGTGGCCGAACTGCTGGCCTGGGATGTGAAAATAGATGCCGCCCGGCGCGAACAGGAGCGGCTGAGGCAGGAGATACCGGCCGCAGAGCGTTCCCTGGCCGGGGCGGAGGCCGGCCTGGCGGAAGCCCGCGCCCGCCTGGAGGAAGGCAGGGACAGGCTGGGCCGCTGGGTGAACTTTCTCTACCGCTACGGCTGGGTGACCTACCTGGAGGTCGTTCTGGGTGCGGCCAGCTTCGGCGAATTCGTGGAAAGGGCACAGGCGGTTATGATCGTCATCGCCAACCAGGCGAAAATGCTCGACGAGGTGCGCGAACTTACCGCCCGCCTGCAGGAGCAGGTTGACGCCTGCGAGAGGGCGCGGCGGGAGCTGGCGGAGAAAGGCGCCAGGCTGGAGGCCAGCCTGAACGAGATGGCGGCGGCCAGGGCCGGCAGGGAGGAGTTTCTGGCCGGCCTTAGGAGGGAGTCGGCCGCCCTCGCCGAAAAGATAGTCCAGGCCGAGGTTTTCTGGTACCGCTCCTTAAGTTCGTTTAACTCCCTTTTGTCCAGCCTGGATGTTTTTCCGTGGCGCGACCTGTCTCCGGAGAAAATTACCGTGAAGGGCAGTAAAGTGCAAGTTGAAATTAGCGAAAACGAGATAAACAGGGTGCTGTTGGATAACGGCGGCGCCGGCCTTAACGTGCAAATTTCACCCGGCCTCTTCGCCATTTCCGGCCCCGCCTCCGGCGGCAGCCCGGATTTCCGGATAGAAGGGGATTTTGCGGCGGAGGACGGAAAGGTGCGCTTCCGCCCGGCGGGCGTCTACCTGGATGGAGTGCCCGTGAGCCGGGAGGTGCTTGCCTTTGTGTCTTCGGAAAGCCGCCTGGCGCTTGACCCGCAGGTTTACCTGCCGGGATGCAGGCTGTCCGAAGTGCGGGCGGAGGCGGGCAGGCTGGTGCTGCTGATGGCCTTAAAATAAAAAAAAGCGCCCAACAGCCCGGGCGAATGGAGATTAAAAGGTAATGTTTGTTTAAATAAAGAGGAAAGGATGTTATGCCTGACTTTACTACAGCAATTCGCGTACCAGCGGCCGGCAGGCGTTTGGCGCAGAACAGGCAAAAGCCTTTGTTCCAAAACGAATCAAGCTGAAAGCGGCTGTGTTCCATAACAATACAGGTGCCCCTGCCTGGGACACCTTTTTCAATTCTTTTCACAGCCGGGAGGGCCTTAGTCCGGGCCCGCGGTCCCGCCGCTGCCTTCCCGGAAGAGCCAGGCAAAGGCCTTTACCTTTTGCAGGGCGTTGTAAGTAATTAAAACAAACGGCCCGAGAATGAAGCCGTAAGCCCCGAAGAGCTCATAGCCGACGTAAAGGGAAATCAGGACGCTTAAAGGGGCAATGCCCATATTCTCGCCGAGCACCTTTGGCTCAATGGAGTGCTTGATGACCACCACTGCAAAAAAAAGGATGATCAGGCCGGCCGCCATGAAAGTTTTTCCCTCCAGCAGGCTGATAATAATCCAGGGGATGAAGATGGTTCCCACTCCCAGCACCGGAATGGGGCTGACCAGACCGCCCAGCAGGGAAATGGCAACCACGTATTCGGTTTTGAGGATGATCAGGCCGGCCAGAATTACCAGGCTGGTGATGGCGGACAGGATGGCCTGGGCTTTGATAAAGCCTATAGAAGAATGGTATATTTCGCCGGCCATTATTTCAAACTTGTGGTGATACTCCCGGGGTATGGCGGATAGCATCTTTTTTTTCAGTATGGGCAGGTCCTTGCTGAAAAAGAAAGCTGCGATCAGCGCAATTACAACCAGCAGAAGCTGGTTGGGCAGGCCGGTAATTACCCCCAGTATTTCCCTGGCCAGCAGGGAAAGCTTTTCGGAGAACATTTCGGTAAGCATTTCGGCGTTCTTATTCAGGTGATGGGTAAATTCCGGCGGAAAGCCCTCGGCGTAGGACTGCAGCCTTTGCATTAGCAGCGAGGACTGGTCTTTCATAATGCTGGTGTGAGAGGGGGCATTGGCCAGGAATCTGGCCAGTTCCACTATTAGTTTTGATACGGTGAGCCAGGCCACTGCCGCCAGGGAACCAACGGTTACCAGCATGGCCATACCCGTGGCGGCGGCCCGGGGCATTTTCAGCTTCTGGAAAAGGCCTACCACCGGTTCTATTGCTACGGCCAGGATCAAGCCCAGGAGAAAGGGGAGGAAGTAAGGGATTACCAGCTTGAAGGCAATTGCCGCGATTACCAGGGTGGCCGCCAACAGGGCTACGTTGGTTATGGCGTTCCAGTGCTTTTTATAAAACTCTCTCAAATATGAACCCTCCGATGGATGTGCGCAGCAGGCAACTGTGTAAACAGTATTCGAGGTTGGATGCCGGAGTCCTTTACGAAAAAATGATTTATATATACCGGTAAAAAAATTTTTTGTCAAAACCGCCTTGAAAAGCTATACTTTATTCAGGTGCTAAAGCGCCGCCGGGGAAAGCGCGGCCTGCCGGCGCTTTAGCCGCTTTGCAAGATAATGTATGCCGGTTAACGAGCCGGTTAGTGGAGGAATCATTTCGGTGAGCGAACTACTGCCGCCCTGCACGAATGCTTGCCCGGTCCGCACGGATGTCAGAGGTTATATTGCTGCAATAGCCAGGCGCGATTACGTGGAGGCCTGCCGGCTGATCCGGGCCAGAAATCCCTTTCCTTCCGTGTGCGCCTGGGTGTGCCCTCATCCCTGCGAAGAGGCCTGCCGCCGGGCTGGTGTGGACATGCCTTTGTCCATCCGGGAACTGAAGCGTTTTGCCGTTGAGAATGCGGCCTGGAGCCCGGCCGTTCCCGCTCCCGCCACCGGTAAAAAGGTGGCCGTTGTGGGTGCCGGCCCGGCCGGGCTGACCGCCGCCTACGAACTGGTCCTGCGCGGCCACCGGGCGGTGGTTTACGAGCGGCACCGGTCGCCGGGCGGGCACTTTTTCACCTCCCTGCCCGCCTACCGCCTGCCGCGGGAGGTGTTGCAAAGGGATCTTGAAACAATCCTGGCGGCCGGGGTGGAGGTGCGCACGGGTGTAGAGGTTGGCCGGGACGTGACTGTTACCCG
The window above is part of the Pelotomaculum thermopropionicum SI genome. Proteins encoded here:
- a CDS encoding hypothetical membrane protein; its protein translation is MPEDLPLKIKTFSARHRQYIVCVLKEIIEYYGSLLLGCAVFGSYARGDNRKNSDLDLLIILKKAPGLSLRIKEFVERIEMKYEHLAQEIYEKDDILCELSPYILSRDEALRLQPLYYDLVQHHLVVYDPEGLIARIINSTAGIMLRSGARKARCGNTWEWYNEKACFMGGEEL
- a CDS encoding MoxR-like ATPase encodes the protein MPVEPSANFPFNNEVFVETPYLANLTERVMMYLKSGFPVHLSGPSGTGKTSLALNIARKLGRPVTLIHGNEDFMITDLVGGNVGYRRKKVIDNFIHNVYSVTESLQQQWLDGRITTACRNGHTLIYDEFTRSRPEVNNILLSILEERTLSLPGFGDGGEDLKVHPEFKAVFTSNPEEYAGIYKAQIALSDRLITIGLENFDIETETAITSAKSGLDAARAEKIVRLVRAFRDSCGQPVVASIRTSIKIARVVSVNGLPMGKDEPAFRQVCADVLHSLVPGPARHGQEKLAGLIGEIIAGIFN
- the GalE gene encoding UDP-glucose 4-epimerase, encoding MNVLVSGGAGYIGSHTVRELIKRNHFVVVLDNLTKWHRAAVQGAELVAGDTADRELLRGLFRKYGIEAVMHFAASSLVGESVRRPSEYYYNNVVKGLSLMDAMVEAGVRFLIFSSTAAVYGEPREVPITEAHPANPTNPYGATKLAVEGAMRWYGEAYGLRYASLRYFNAAGADPAGDIGEDHDPETHLIPLVLKTALGLLPRLEVYGTDYPTPDGTCIRDYIHVSDLAEAHVLALEALAAGAPSAVYNLGNGSGYSVLEVVRAAEEVTGRPIPVHYGPRRAGDPSVLVAGSEKIKADLGWRPRFTSLGDIIGTAWRWHLGHPGGFEK
- a CDS encoding hypothetical membrane protein (containing Gas vesicle protein), with amino-acid sequence MRHSIEASSLAEVIDRILDKGIVIDLWARVSLVGIELLAIEARIVIAGVETWLKYAEAVGLTKHIPVAA
- the PerM gene encoding predicted permease; amino-acid sequence: MREFYKKHWNAITNVALLAATLVIAAIAFKLVIPYFLPFLLGLILAVAIEPVVGLFQKLKMPRAAATGMAMLVTVGSLAAVAWLTVSKLIVELARFLANAPSHTSIMKDQSSLLMQRLQSYAEGFPPEFTHHLNKNAEMLTEMFSEKLSLLAREILGVITGLPNQLLLVVIALIAAFFFSKDLPILKKKMLSAIPREYHHKFEIMAGEIYHSSIGFIKAQAILSAITSLVILAGLIILKTEYVVAISLLGGLVSPIPVLGVGTIFIPWIIISLLEGKTFMAAGLIILFFAVVVIKHSIEPKVLGENMGIAPLSVLISLYVGYELFGAYGFILGPFVLITYNALQKVKAFAWLFREGSGGTAGPD
- a CDS encoding predicted methyltransferase, whose product is MEDIREFVRKKYAVAVAGKTGCCGDAGGDCCGGVTAGATCNGAVTEDLYSPDELAWLPEEAAAAAFGCGNPSALAELREGEVVLDLGSGAGLDVLLSARRVGPRGKVYGLDMTDEMLAAARANQARAGIENVEFLKGYLEEIPLPDNAVDVIISNCVINLTADKDRVLREAFRVLKPGGRLAVSDIVVRRPLPRKVQQSLAAWAGCVAGALQEQEYREKLAAAGFVDIGVEITRVYDTKSRAAAALLPGLTDEERRQTGGALASAFVRAKKPC
- a CDS encoding uncharacterized conserved protein (related to C-terminal domain of eukaryotic chaperone, SACSIN) — encoded protein: MKIDELAASYLKKAQVRFKALHFYKENEAYSDVVREAQELVELLLKAVLRTVGVEVPKVHDVGRTLEKHCDSLPPAIAGSLNEIKKISKRLRKERELSFYGAEDFIPTEEYGLDDAETAIKDAEFVLKKVQEAFMK
- a CDS encoding hypothetical membrane protein, with product MRTFAIAGLILLAGLFACFPGAGGRAGGESRPITTLEGRREALVRQAGLEEKEKELVAELLAWDVKIDAARREQERLRQEIPAAERSLAGAEAGLAEARARLEEGRDRLGRWVNFLYRYGWVTYLEVVLGAASFGEFVERAQAVMIVIANQAKMLDEVRELTARLQEQVDACERARRELAEKGARLEASLNEMAAARAGREEFLAGLRRESAALAEKIVQAEVFWYRSLSSFNSLLSSLDVFPWRDLSPEKITVKGSKVQVEISENEINRVLLDNGGAGLNVQISPGLFAISGPASGGSPDFRIEGDFAAEDGKVRFRPAGVYLDGVPVSREVLAFVSSESRLALDPQVYLPGCRLSEVRAEAGRLVLLMALK
- the AmiC gene encoding N-acetylmuramoyl-L-alanine amidase, with the protein product MLKLVLDPGHGGIDAGAVGNGIKEKDLNLELCRRIAGKLEGYDVEVTLTRTADADVDVYRRCELANSLKADYFCSVHANSGGGTGFESYVYTHAGEITESLRGVVHEKVAAYFKSAGFPDRGKKRANFVVLRETGMPAVLLENLFLDSPRDAVRLKDSSFLDGLAAAVAGGLVAALGIPVKEQAPPPLPWDPAAEIARLKADGLINSDHRPEDPVMWGELATVLNRIISFRRP
- the ArsR gene encoding predicted transcriptional regulator, whose amino-acid sequence is MSDPVRYKILMMLARSEDGCCPVPGEAGSRPGLCNCELMARLDMIQSRVSYHMKELAKAGLVIEQPRGRWKFYSLNVCALKSYIEDLTRDFGL